The genome window TCTTGCCCCATTTATCCAATCATCGGTTGGAGACAGTCGCAAGGCATTTATTAGGAGATCTACCGGAAGGGATAAGGCTTCATCGAGCATTGGACGATGCCAGATTGACAGCACTTATATGGAAAGAAATGACAATGATGCAAAAATGAAAAAAATTTCAAATGCAACAAAGTTGTTGCAAATTTTTTAAAATTTTAATTAGTGATTAAAAGAACTTGGCTTTTTTAATATAATTTTAAGAATTAAAGCAACTAAACTGTTGCTATAAATCAAAACATTCATCATCCAAAAATATTTTTATAATTATAACTAATTGAATTTATATAAGATTTAATTTTTCACAACTTGGTATCTAATTTGCATATTCATATGGCATCTGTCCTTAATGAAAGGAGGCGCCATTGAATAACAAAAAGATCCCCAAGGCAACTGTATTGAGACTGTCGATGTATCACCGTTATCTGCAAGGCCTGCTCAGGGATGGCAAACATGTGATTTCATCGGCCGATCTGGCCCATTTCACCAATGTAAATCCTGCTCAATTGCGCAAAGATCTTTCGTATTTCGGCAAATTTGGCGTCCGCGGCGTCGGTTATCAGGTAGAGCAGCTAGTTTTGAAGATACAAAGCATCCTAGGTCTGGAAAAAAGATGGCGCATGGCGTTGGTCGGCATCGGACATATAGGTAAAGCCTTATTACAGTATGGTCAATTTGAAAAGAGAGGTTATTTTTTTGTGGCAGCCTTTGATTTGGATGAGGCCAATATTGGAAAAATGATCGGCAATTTGGCTATAAAATCTATAACTACCCTAGAGGAGATTGTAAAAAAAGAAGATATCGATTTTGGTGTTATAGCTGTACCTAATGAAAGGGCGCAAGAAATTGCAGATCTTTTTGTCAATTCAGGAATAAAAGGCATATTGAATTTCTCTTCTGCCCATCTTGAAGTACCTAAAAATGTATATGTAAGAAATATAGATTTTACTTTATTGCTCGATACTATGACTTATGCAATATCGCGTCGCCATGAAACGGTAAACGATAAGATGTCGAGAGCTACATTTGATGAACATAAAAAGGGATTTGATATATTTACTGAACATATGACCCCATCTTGGCTCATTTAATGCAAATTTTATCTTTATTTTGATTTTATCTTCAAATTTT of Dissulfurimicrobium hydrothermale contains these proteins:
- a CDS encoding redox-sensing transcriptional repressor Rex; its protein translation is MNNKKIPKATVLRLSMYHRYLQGLLRDGKHVISSADLAHFTNVNPAQLRKDLSYFGKFGVRGVGYQVEQLVLKIQSILGLEKRWRMALVGIGHIGKALLQYGQFEKRGYFFVAAFDLDEANIGKMIGNLAIKSITTLEEIVKKEDIDFGVIAVPNERAQEIADLFVNSGIKGILNFSSAHLEVPKNVYVRNIDFTLLLDTMTYAISRRHETVNDKMSRATFDEHKKGFDIFTEHMTPSWLI